One genomic window of Polyangium aurulentum includes the following:
- a CDS encoding c-type cytochrome, whose product MRWLALFCSIILCLGLCSCGRNAAAAAPEEGAELGFVKEGKPLQSFKKGDLEAAIRPEIFTVFDPEYRKKKTYRALPLAAVLAKGFPGVDLEKEELVLRATDGYTVSIEGARLLERGAYLAVADLEEPGWEPVGPQRKNPGPYYIVWRGPGQDDLQRYPWPYQLAAIEIAKFDSLYPHVAPPPDVADDSSAMKGFQVFREQCLRCHAINREGGRVGPDLNVPQSIVEYRPEAQIKAYIVNPLAFRYGNMPPHGHLGAQELDGLIAYFNVMKEHKHEPPVVAP is encoded by the coding sequence ATGAGGTGGCTCGCACTGTTTTGCTCGATCATTCTTTGCCTGGGGCTCTGCTCCTGCGGGCGCAACGCGGCTGCGGCGGCGCCCGAGGAGGGCGCGGAGCTCGGCTTCGTGAAGGAGGGAAAGCCGCTCCAGAGCTTCAAGAAGGGCGATCTCGAGGCGGCGATAAGGCCCGAGATCTTCACGGTCTTCGATCCCGAGTACCGCAAGAAGAAGACCTACCGCGCCCTGCCGCTCGCGGCCGTGCTCGCGAAGGGTTTTCCCGGCGTGGACCTCGAAAAAGAGGAGCTCGTGCTCCGCGCGACCGACGGCTACACCGTGTCCATCGAGGGCGCGCGGCTGCTCGAGAGGGGCGCGTATCTCGCCGTCGCGGACCTCGAAGAGCCGGGCTGGGAGCCCGTCGGGCCGCAGCGGAAGAACCCGGGACCTTATTACATCGTATGGCGTGGGCCAGGCCAGGACGACCTGCAGCGCTATCCGTGGCCCTACCAGCTCGCCGCCATCGAGATCGCGAAGTTCGATTCGCTCTACCCGCACGTGGCGCCGCCGCCCGACGTCGCGGACGATTCGTCGGCCATGAAGGGTTTTCAGGTCTTCCGCGAGCAATGCTTGCGCTGCCACGCCATCAACCGCGAGGGCGGGCGCGTGGGGCCGGACCTGAACGTCCCGCAGAGCATCGTCGAGTATCGCCCCGAGGCGCAGATCAAGGCCTACATCGTCAATCCGCTCGCCTTCCGCTACGGCAACATGCCGCCGCACGGGCACCTCGGCGCACAGGAGCTCGACGGCCTCATCGCGTACTTCAACGTGATGAAGGAGCATAAACACGAACCGCCGGTGGTGGCACCATGA
- a CDS encoding TonB-dependent receptor produces the protein MISPSKRFSLAAAWFVVPAVVLSEGSAHAQGAAVITGTVVDAATNRPVPDVVITATSPALQGEQIVVTDAGGNYRLPSLPPGEGYTVRAEMEKYRPVARGGISLRNGSTVRVNLELLPEAIQNEEEIVVVGRPPVIDVGSSRVGVTIDSDFTRRIAVNPPGGRGGATRSFESLAATAPGTFTDAYGVSVNGTTSPENGFIIDGMSASDGAFGTLATPLSSEFVKEVNVITAGYLPEYGRAIGGVMDVVTKGGSNEFHGSVFSSVTPGMFEGKRALLPRAGSTITTDPHLSSIHDFGFELGGPIVKDKLWFFTGLSVAMTRYRLDRNLNKLLFEENPDGTPRLDADGNPIPIVDADTGFQRSTRLPGTSRSDYTSGRTFQYIGKLTWNVSPDHNVSLSVFGVPSRSGGNGNYTSTGNIIGTYESLGGTSQGFTNNVVLKSSSSFMNKKLLFDATFGWMYGSDVSSAADGSDVFDNRTPGTLASIPSVSWQRASKPGPHSILEFEGLPPEARAMCAPGGGTSLAGIYCPVRDYATGGPGLLSSSTQNRYQGRGLFTVLASALGQHVIKAGLDIELLDYTNTKGYSGGHVLEETADGTRFKDSRYGFLQGPDDAVTLDRFSATSRSVTVGGFLQDSWNILDRVTVNVGLRYDTQVVIGNDGRVGLTLPNQWSPRLGAIWDPTREGRAKVFANFARFYQAISLNMADRAFPGELSLTSYHPAAACDPQILVRGARCNEGGLVTEGGATDANQKYTVVGSDRVPVDPDIEPQSSDQFVFGGEYEIVQNGRLGGAYTHQILNNAIEDMSRDEAQTYFIGNPGSGIASDFPKPARKYDSLMVYFQKNFADQWLAQASYTLSYLRGNLAGLYRPETGQLDPNINSDFDLQSLLPNREGPLPGDRTHSIKLYGAKEFALPGGAHLSLGASYTTRSGTPLNVLGAHPIYDRGEVFILPRGAGGRTPWVHNIDTNVTVGYQIAKDSRLTVGLDVFNLFNLQTATSFDQEFTRANVRPIPNGTTADLPTKTSAGKLVNFKDGSAFDPVAQNPNYGKPTAYQTPRQVRINMRVTF, from the coding sequence GTGATATCGCCAAGCAAGAGATTCTCGCTCGCGGCGGCCTGGTTCGTCGTGCCCGCGGTCGTCCTCTCCGAGGGCAGCGCGCACGCCCAGGGCGCCGCCGTGATCACGGGGACCGTGGTCGATGCCGCAACCAATCGCCCCGTCCCCGACGTGGTCATCACGGCGACCTCGCCCGCGCTGCAGGGCGAGCAGATCGTCGTCACGGATGCGGGCGGCAACTATCGCCTGCCGAGCCTGCCGCCCGGCGAGGGCTACACGGTGCGCGCGGAGATGGAGAAGTACCGCCCCGTCGCGCGCGGCGGGATTTCATTGCGCAACGGCTCCACCGTGCGCGTGAACCTCGAGCTATTGCCCGAGGCAATCCAGAACGAAGAGGAAATCGTCGTCGTCGGACGTCCGCCCGTCATCGATGTCGGATCTTCCCGCGTCGGCGTCACCATCGACAGCGATTTCACCCGCCGCATCGCCGTCAATCCGCCGGGTGGCAGGGGAGGCGCGACGCGCTCGTTCGAGAGCCTCGCGGCGACGGCGCCCGGCACCTTCACCGACGCCTACGGCGTGTCGGTCAACGGCACGACCTCGCCCGAGAACGGCTTCATCATCGACGGCATGTCGGCGAGCGACGGCGCCTTCGGCACCCTCGCGACGCCCCTGTCGTCCGAGTTCGTCAAGGAGGTCAACGTCATCACCGCGGGCTACCTCCCCGAGTACGGCAGGGCGATCGGCGGCGTGATGGACGTGGTCACGAAGGGCGGATCCAACGAATTCCACGGCTCGGTCTTCTCCAGCGTGACGCCGGGCATGTTCGAGGGAAAGCGCGCACTCTTGCCCCGCGCCGGATCCACCATCACCACCGACCCCCATCTGTCGTCGATTCACGATTTCGGCTTCGAGCTCGGCGGCCCGATCGTGAAGGACAAGCTCTGGTTCTTCACCGGCCTGAGCGTGGCGATGACGCGCTACCGGCTCGATCGCAACCTGAACAAGCTCCTCTTCGAAGAGAACCCCGACGGCACGCCCAGGCTCGACGCGGACGGCAATCCCATTCCGATCGTCGATGCGGACACGGGCTTTCAGAGGAGCACACGCCTGCCGGGGACCTCGCGCAGCGATTACACCTCGGGCCGCACCTTCCAGTACATCGGAAAGCTCACCTGGAACGTGAGCCCCGATCATAACGTCTCGCTGTCGGTGTTCGGCGTCCCCTCGCGCTCGGGCGGAAACGGCAATTACACGAGCACGGGGAACATCATCGGCACGTACGAGAGCCTCGGCGGCACCAGCCAGGGCTTCACGAACAACGTCGTGCTCAAGTCGTCCTCGTCGTTCATGAACAAGAAGCTCCTGTTCGACGCGACGTTCGGCTGGATGTACGGCTCCGACGTCTCGAGCGCGGCGGATGGGTCGGATGTCTTCGACAATCGCACGCCGGGCACGCTCGCCAGCATTCCCAGCGTCTCCTGGCAGCGGGCGTCGAAGCCGGGGCCGCATTCGATCCTCGAATTCGAGGGGCTGCCGCCCGAGGCGCGGGCGATGTGCGCGCCCGGCGGGGGCACGTCGCTCGCCGGCATTTACTGCCCTGTCCGCGATTACGCGACCGGCGGCCCGGGGCTCTTGAGCTCGTCGACGCAGAACCGCTACCAGGGGCGCGGCCTCTTCACCGTGCTCGCGAGCGCGCTCGGCCAGCACGTGATCAAGGCCGGCCTCGATATCGAGCTGCTCGACTACACGAACACCAAGGGCTACAGCGGCGGCCACGTCCTCGAGGAGACGGCGGACGGCACGCGCTTCAAGGACAGCCGCTACGGCTTTCTCCAGGGCCCCGACGACGCGGTCACCCTCGACCGATTCTCCGCCACCTCCCGCTCGGTCACGGTGGGCGGCTTCCTGCAGGATAGCTGGAACATCCTCGACCGCGTCACCGTCAACGTCGGCCTGCGCTATGACACGCAGGTCGTGATCGGCAACGACGGGCGGGTGGGGCTCACCCTGCCAAACCAGTGGTCGCCTCGCCTGGGCGCGATCTGGGACCCGACGCGCGAGGGCCGGGCCAAGGTGTTCGCCAATTTCGCCCGGTTCTACCAGGCCATCTCCCTCAACATGGCCGACCGCGCCTTCCCGGGGGAGCTGAGCCTCACCTCGTACCACCCGGCGGCGGCCTGCGATCCGCAGATCCTCGTCAGGGGCGCGCGCTGCAACGAGGGCGGCCTCGTCACCGAGGGCGGCGCGACGGACGCGAACCAGAAATACACCGTGGTCGGCTCGGATCGCGTGCCCGTCGACCCGGACATCGAGCCGCAGTCCTCCGATCAATTCGTGTTCGGCGGCGAGTACGAGATCGTGCAGAATGGCCGTCTCGGGGGTGCGTACACGCACCAGATCCTCAACAACGCGATCGAGGACATGAGCCGCGACGAGGCGCAGACGTACTTCATCGGCAACCCCGGCAGCGGCATCGCCAGCGATTTCCCGAAGCCCGCCCGCAAATACGACTCGCTGATGGTGTACTTCCAGAAGAACTTCGCCGATCAATGGCTGGCGCAGGCGAGCTACACGCTTTCCTACCTGCGCGGCAACCTCGCGGGCCTCTACCGGCCGGAGACGGGGCAGCTCGATCCGAACATCAACTCGGACTTCGACCTGCAATCGCTCCTGCCGAACCGCGAGGGCCCGCTGCCCGGCGACAGGACCCACTCGATCAAGCTCTACGGCGCCAAGGAATTCGCGCTCCCTGGCGGGGCCCACCTGAGCCTCGGCGCGAGCTACACGACGCGCTCCGGCACGCCGCTCAACGTGCTCGGCGCGCACCCGATCTACGACAGGGGCGAGGTCTTCATTCTTCCGCGCGGCGCCGGCGGGAGGACCCCGTGGGTCCACAACATCGATACGAACGTGACCGTGGGCTACCAGATTGCCAAGGACAGCCGGCTCACGGTGGGCCTCGACGTGTTCAACCTGTTCAACCTCCAGACCGCGACGAGCTTCGACCAGGAATTCACCCGCGCGAACGTGCGGCCGATTCCGAATGGTACGACCGCAGATCTGCCCACGAAGACGAGCGCGGGCAAGCTCGTCAATTTCAAAGACGGCTCGGCGTTCGACCCGGTCGCCCAGAACCCCAACTACGGCAAGCCGACCGCGTACCAGACGCCGCGGCAGGTCCGCATCAACATGCGAGTGACCTTCTGA
- a CDS encoding WD40 repeat domain-containing serine/threonine protein kinase, giving the protein MPLVEANPAAKPAVKPAAMPAVSPAAAADGHASAVSSSAAPEPVTPGPASGSLITDVDGNVIPLEVPEDDISMFSFEPRPVGPPAPPPFPPEEAMTVRPPAAPQAGLRVIERSTYEVGGVFAKGGIGRILKARDVRLDRPVALKELMIDDPGVAERFVREALITARLQHPSIVPVHEAGYWPSGEPFFAMKLVSGRSLSQVMKDAHTLDQRLALLPHLLAVADAIAYAHSQRIVHRDLKPANVLVGEFGETVVIDWGLAKDLNDDEEPLAPWAAPPPEASIMSPHLTVAGAVMGTPAYMPPEQASALPVDERADVYAIGALLYRNLAGAPPYEGTDGMDVISKVVAGPPAPLEERQPGIPEDLLAIVKKAMAREPANRYPTARALAEDLRRFQTGQIVAAHRYSRAELIMRFIRRRKAPLLVAATAFAVLVVFGVLSFQRIIAERNRAQESEAEAQRQKAEAQGQRAEAQQRQAEAARRADELTIAQARGMVERDPNEAISWLKTLSPGSPRWAAARTLAADAQTRGIGRVFRAHSGGINTVTFSPDGGTIATASDDRTVRLWDLETGKDRVLTGHNDEVWCAAFSPDGKLLATGGKDKVLRLWNVETGGATVLSGHEQWLTSIRFSPDGKWMTSQGLGEGVWLWNVAAGTGKRIAVNAGPEMRRGAVFSADSRTLAYVERGRLVLWDLATETSKNFAGQGSYCSSITVSADGKLIATGAADGSVRLWSAYKGVVRTFKDHTSEVTALSFLPGEKAIVSGSQDRTVRVLELNSSATRVLGQYGGEIKTIQASPDGKWVAAVGQDRTVSVWDVATGGAVTLGGFQDWLAFNGVAFSPDGRHLAAAGFDQTMRVWDLRSRIDRVLGHHAAPATIAHYLPDGQRVLSAGDDGTVRLLGITGGAPAILARHDGRVLDLRIFPDGKTAASAGEDGNVHLISLTGEKNKVLRGHQGRVAKLAISPDGKLLASGGADKKVRLWDVSTGKPQVLFEHAEAVEALAFSPDGTSLATGGADKSVRHHRFATGETKVLGSFERPVKAIAFSPDGRTLAAGSTDHTMRLWNLESGELKVIDASGNGVTQIVFLPGGATLASLGTEPSVRLWDAATGEPRGILRGHSSSVESISVSTDGKRIASASQDGTIRIWDLVTHENRQIAGHKGRVQWVAFSPDARTLVSAGQDETVRLWGDDLPEDEAGLRAWLDDATPDKVELATPEPPR; this is encoded by the coding sequence GTGCCGCTCGTCGAAGCGAACCCCGCGGCGAAACCTGCGGTGAAACCTGCGGCGATGCCCGCGGTGAGCCCCGCGGCGGCGGCAGATGGACACGCGTCGGCCGTGTCGTCGAGCGCAGCCCCCGAGCCCGTCACGCCCGGGCCCGCGAGCGGCTCGCTCATCACGGACGTGGACGGCAACGTGATCCCCCTCGAGGTGCCCGAAGACGACATCTCGATGTTCAGCTTCGAGCCCAGACCCGTCGGTCCGCCCGCTCCGCCGCCGTTTCCGCCCGAGGAAGCCATGACCGTCCGTCCGCCTGCTGCGCCGCAGGCGGGGCTGCGGGTCATCGAGCGATCCACGTACGAAGTGGGCGGCGTCTTCGCGAAAGGCGGAATCGGAAGGATCTTGAAGGCGCGTGACGTGCGCCTCGACCGACCCGTGGCGCTCAAGGAGCTGATGATCGACGACCCGGGTGTGGCCGAGCGCTTCGTGCGCGAGGCGCTCATCACGGCGCGGCTTCAGCACCCGTCGATCGTGCCCGTGCACGAGGCCGGCTACTGGCCGAGCGGCGAGCCCTTCTTTGCGATGAAGCTCGTGTCCGGCCGCTCGCTCAGCCAGGTCATGAAAGACGCGCACACGCTCGACCAGCGCCTCGCGCTCCTGCCCCATTTGCTCGCCGTCGCGGACGCGATTGCATACGCCCACAGCCAGCGGATCGTCCATCGCGATTTGAAGCCCGCCAACGTCCTGGTGGGCGAGTTTGGCGAGACAGTCGTCATCGATTGGGGCCTCGCGAAGGACCTCAATGACGACGAGGAGCCGCTCGCGCCCTGGGCCGCGCCCCCGCCCGAGGCTTCCATCATGAGCCCGCACCTCACGGTCGCCGGCGCGGTGATGGGGACCCCGGCCTACATGCCCCCCGAGCAAGCCTCCGCCCTGCCCGTGGACGAGCGGGCGGACGTTTATGCGATCGGCGCGCTGCTCTACAGAAACCTGGCCGGCGCTCCGCCCTACGAGGGCACGGATGGAATGGACGTCATCTCGAAGGTCGTCGCCGGGCCTCCCGCGCCGCTCGAGGAGCGGCAGCCGGGGATACCCGAGGACCTCCTGGCGATCGTCAAAAAGGCCATGGCGCGCGAGCCGGCCAATCGCTATCCGACGGCGCGTGCGCTCGCGGAGGATCTGCGGCGATTCCAGACCGGCCAGATCGTCGCCGCGCACCGATATTCGCGCGCCGAGCTGATCATGCGCTTCATCCGCCGCCGCAAGGCACCCTTGCTGGTGGCGGCGACGGCGTTCGCCGTGCTGGTCGTCTTCGGCGTATTGAGCTTCCAGCGAATCATCGCAGAGCGCAACCGGGCGCAGGAGAGCGAGGCCGAGGCGCAGCGGCAGAAGGCCGAGGCGCAAGGGCAGCGGGCCGAGGCGCAGCAGCGGCAAGCCGAGGCCGCGCGCAGGGCCGACGAGCTGACGATCGCGCAGGCGCGCGGCATGGTCGAGCGCGATCCGAACGAGGCCATTTCGTGGCTGAAGACGCTCTCGCCCGGCAGCCCGCGCTGGGCCGCCGCGCGCACGCTGGCCGCCGACGCGCAGACGCGAGGCATCGGCCGCGTATTCAGGGCGCATTCGGGCGGCATCAACACCGTGACCTTCTCGCCGGACGGCGGCACCATCGCGACGGCGAGCGACGATCGCACCGTTCGCCTCTGGGACCTCGAGACCGGCAAGGACCGGGTGCTCACCGGGCATAACGACGAGGTATGGTGCGCGGCGTTCTCGCCCGACGGCAAGCTGCTCGCGACCGGCGGCAAGGACAAGGTGCTCCGGCTCTGGAACGTGGAGACGGGCGGGGCGACCGTCCTCTCCGGGCACGAGCAATGGCTGACCAGCATTCGCTTCTCGCCCGACGGCAAATGGATGACGTCGCAGGGCCTCGGCGAGGGCGTCTGGCTGTGGAACGTCGCGGCCGGGACGGGCAAGCGCATCGCGGTCAATGCCGGCCCCGAGATGCGCCGAGGCGCGGTCTTCTCCGCCGACAGCCGCACCCTCGCCTACGTCGAGCGCGGCAGGCTCGTGCTCTGGGACCTCGCCACCGAGACGAGCAAGAATTTCGCCGGCCAGGGCTCGTATTGCTCGAGCATCACGGTTTCGGCCGACGGCAAGCTCATCGCGACGGGCGCGGCCGACGGCTCCGTGCGGCTATGGAGCGCGTACAAGGGCGTGGTGCGCACGTTCAAGGACCACACCAGCGAGGTCACCGCGCTGTCGTTCCTCCCCGGCGAGAAGGCCATCGTCTCGGGCTCGCAGGACCGCACGGTCCGCGTCCTCGAGCTGAATTCCTCCGCCACCCGGGTGCTCGGGCAATACGGCGGGGAGATCAAGACCATCCAGGCGTCGCCGGACGGTAAATGGGTCGCCGCCGTGGGCCAGGACCGCACGGTGAGCGTATGGGACGTGGCCACCGGCGGAGCCGTCACGCTGGGCGGCTTCCAGGACTGGCTCGCATTCAATGGCGTGGCATTCTCGCCCGACGGCAGGCACCTCGCCGCGGCGGGCTTCGACCAGACGATGCGGGTGTGGGATCTGCGCTCGCGCATCGACCGCGTGCTCGGCCATCACGCCGCCCCGGCGACGATCGCGCATTACCTGCCCGACGGCCAGCGCGTCCTGTCGGCAGGGGACGACGGGACGGTGCGCCTGCTCGGCATCACCGGCGGCGCGCCTGCAATCCTCGCCAGGCACGACGGCAGGGTGCTCGATTTGCGCATCTTCCCCGACGGAAAGACCGCCGCGTCCGCGGGCGAGGACGGCAACGTGCATCTCATCTCGTTGACCGGCGAGAAAAACAAGGTATTGCGCGGCCACCAGGGCCGCGTCGCCAAGCTCGCCATCTCGCCCGACGGAAAGCTCCTCGCCTCCGGCGGCGCCGATAAAAAGGTGCGGCTCTGGGACGTCTCGACGGGCAAACCGCAGGTCCTCTTCGAGCACGCCGAGGCCGTGGAGGCGCTCGCGTTCTCTCCCGACGGGACGAGCCTCGCCACGGGCGGCGCCGACAAGAGCGTGCGCCATCATCGATTCGCGACGGGCGAGACGAAGGTCCTCGGCAGCTTCGAGCGCCCGGTCAAGGCCATCGCCTTCTCGCCCGACGGCCGGACGCTCGCCGCGGGCAGCACCGACCACACGATGCGGCTGTGGAACCTCGAGAGCGGCGAGCTCAAGGTGATCGACGCGAGCGGCAATGGCGTGACCCAGATCGTCTTCTTGCCGGGAGGCGCGACCCTCGCGTCGCTTGGAACCGAGCCCTCGGTGCGATTGTGGGACGCGGCCACGGGCGAGCCGCGGGGCATCCTGCGCGGGCATTCGAGCTCCGTGGAGAGCATCTCGGTCTCGACCGACGGCAAGCGCATCGCCTCGGCGAGCCAGGACGGCACCATTCGCATCTGGGACCTCGTCACCCACGAGAACCGGCAGATCGCGGGGCACAAGGGCCGGGTGCAATGGGTCGCATTCTCGCCCGACGCCCGCACGCTCGTCTCGGCCGGTCAGGACGAGACGGTGCGGCTCTGGGGCGACGATCTGCCCGAGGACGAGGCCGGCCTGCGCGCGTGGCTCGACGACGCGACGCCGGACAAGGTGGAGCTCGCGACCCCCGAGCCCCCGCGTTAG
- a CDS encoding glutathione S-transferase N-terminal domain-containing protein produces MPHGYPLLYALPYSPWSEKARWALDHHRIAYEEIEHLLFVGDIRLRLLLKKPTGRVTVPLLDDHGVFFTDSLDIARHADEIGSGSRLFPAGREAEVEAWNRKSEATMSALRAQMVLGLADDPRAARAAIPPAVPEALRPLLVPIAQRVMGQFAAKYRMRDDADKHAATAEEGLESLRAALAGGKKHLIGDALSYADITMAIVLQGVSPVDARFMPTGPGGREGWSRPELAARYPDLIAWRDELYTKHRRPTRGPAADARIAVG; encoded by the coding sequence ATGCCCCACGGATATCCTCTCCTCTACGCCTTGCCCTACTCCCCCTGGTCCGAGAAAGCCCGCTGGGCGCTCGACCATCACCGCATCGCCTACGAGGAGATCGAGCACCTGCTCTTCGTAGGCGACATCCGGCTGCGGCTCCTGCTCAAAAAGCCGACCGGACGCGTCACCGTGCCCCTCCTCGACGACCACGGCGTCTTCTTCACCGACTCGCTCGACATCGCCCGCCACGCCGACGAGATCGGCTCTGGATCGCGGCTGTTTCCCGCAGGACGCGAGGCGGAGGTGGAGGCCTGGAACCGAAAGAGCGAGGCCACGATGTCAGCGCTGCGCGCGCAGATGGTGCTCGGCCTGGCCGACGATCCCAGGGCCGCGAGGGCGGCGATCCCGCCGGCGGTCCCCGAGGCGCTCAGGCCGCTCCTCGTGCCGATCGCCCAGCGCGTGATGGGTCAGTTTGCCGCGAAATACCGCATGCGAGACGACGCCGACAAGCACGCGGCGACGGCCGAGGAGGGGCTCGAGTCGCTCCGGGCGGCGCTCGCCGGAGGGAAGAAGCACCTGATCGGCGATGCGCTGTCGTACGCGGACATCACGATGGCGATCGTGCTGCAGGGCGTGAGCCCGGTCGACGCGCGCTTCATGCCGACGGGCCCCGGCGGCCGCGAGGGCTGGAGCCGCCCGGAGCTCGCCGCGCGCTATCCCGACCTCATCGCGTGGCGAGACGAGCTGTACACAAAACACCGGCGGCCGACCCGAGGGCCGGCCGCTGATGCGCGCATTGCGGTTGGATGA
- a CDS encoding nuclear transport factor 2 family protein: MHGDEALILAANDAFYGAFARRDVDAMETLWARNIAVACIHPGWEVLRGRGEVMASFHAILASPNAPPIKADHAQVTLLGGDVAIVVCTESIDGTELVATNLFVREDGSWKLAHHQAGPIARRSAPPRRTPPTVLN; encoded by the coding sequence ATGCACGGGGACGAAGCCCTGATCCTGGCCGCGAACGACGCCTTTTACGGCGCCTTCGCCCGGCGCGACGTCGACGCGATGGAGACGCTCTGGGCACGCAACATCGCGGTCGCCTGCATCCACCCCGGCTGGGAGGTGCTGCGCGGGCGCGGCGAGGTGATGGCGAGCTTCCACGCGATCCTCGCCAGCCCCAACGCCCCGCCCATCAAGGCCGACCACGCCCAGGTCACGCTCCTCGGCGGTGACGTCGCCATCGTCGTGTGCACCGAGTCCATCGACGGAACCGAGCTCGTCGCGACGAACCTCTTCGTGCGTGAGGACGGATCGTGGAAGCTCGCCCATCACCAGGCGGGCCCGATCGCACGCCGCAGCGCTCCCCCCCGACGAACCCCGCCCACCGTGCTCAACTAG
- a CDS encoding M23 family metallopeptidase, with the protein MKMSRVVTSKWSLFSVLACGLAMSGCVGAPPDELEDEWFDEGPPAGEEAESSDEEIGNIEAGLTDAPRFQLPFPCGQVWTGQTRTNHSPTNSVDFNRTDDVNDTVVAAAAGKVTRVANEGNTSYGRWVEIDHGSGYRTRYAHLNSQTVSVGQSVSKGQKIGTVGSTGGSTGPHLHYELRRNGVAIRPEFNGSTALFFGTKNYTSQNGCSTGGGGGSTGAPGVVNTNGTPLTVRSAASTGSTAVGTVADGQKVTIKCQKQGTSVTGTYGTSTLWDYIGTGYIADAFVSTGSDGQVAPTCK; encoded by the coding sequence ATGAAAATGAGCCGAGTCGTGACGTCGAAGTGGTCCCTGTTTTCGGTGCTTGCCTGTGGTCTGGCAATGAGCGGCTGCGTTGGCGCGCCGCCCGACGAGCTCGAGGACGAGTGGTTTGACGAGGGCCCCCCTGCCGGTGAGGAGGCCGAATCCTCCGACGAGGAGATCGGCAACATCGAGGCCGGGCTGACCGACGCGCCCCGCTTCCAGCTCCCGTTCCCGTGCGGCCAGGTCTGGACGGGTCAGACGCGCACGAACCACAGCCCGACGAACTCGGTCGATTTCAATCGCACCGACGACGTCAACGACACCGTGGTCGCGGCCGCGGCCGGCAAGGTCACCCGCGTCGCGAACGAGGGGAACACGAGCTACGGCCGCTGGGTCGAGATCGACCACGGCAGCGGCTATCGCACCCGCTACGCGCACCTGAACTCGCAGACCGTTTCGGTCGGGCAGAGCGTGAGCAAGGGCCAGAAGATCGGCACGGTGGGCTCCACCGGCGGCTCGACGGGCCCGCACCTGCACTACGAATTGCGCCGCAATGGCGTTGCCATCCGGCCCGAGTTCAACGGCAGCACGGCCCTGTTCTTCGGCACGAAGAACTACACCAGCCAGAATGGCTGCTCGACGGGCGGCGGCGGCGGCTCGACGGGCGCCCCCGGCGTCGTGAACACCAATGGCACGCCCCTCACCGTGCGCTCGGCAGCGAGCACCGGCAGCACGGCGGTGGGCACGGTGGCCGACGGCCAGAAGGTCACCATCAAGTGCCAGAAGCAAGGGACGTCGGTGACGGGCACCTACGGCACGTCGACCCTGTGGGATTACATCGGCACCGGCTACATCGCGGACGCGTTCGTCTCGACCGGCTCCGACGGCCAGGTCGCGCCGACCTGCAAGTAA
- a CDS encoding Isoquinoline 1-oxidoreductase subunit — protein MHQRLLLVAVAFALGGCGGPTSDGPKAPDEGPREVRPNELFKPSDFAGITDPQKRSQAIFLEASRVLMHPRCVNCHPNGDIPHQRGNMELHDPPVLRGPDNHGVVGMECTSCHQDRNQELARVPGAPHWALAPIEMAWVGKKPHDICEQMKDPKRNGGKSLAQIVEHSAHDELVGWGWKPGADRAPAPGTQEQFGALIAAWVETGAACPEQGVMP, from the coding sequence ATGCACCAACGGCTCCTGCTCGTCGCGGTGGCCTTCGCGCTGGGTGGTTGCGGTGGCCCGACATCGGACGGGCCGAAGGCTCCGGACGAGGGGCCGCGTGAGGTCCGGCCGAACGAGCTGTTCAAGCCCTCGGACTTCGCCGGCATCACCGACCCCCAGAAGCGATCGCAGGCGATCTTCCTCGAGGCGAGCCGCGTGCTCATGCACCCGCGGTGCGTCAACTGCCACCCGAACGGCGACATCCCCCACCAGCGCGGGAACATGGAACTGCATGATCCACCCGTCTTGCGTGGGCCTGACAACCACGGCGTGGTCGGGATGGAGTGCACGAGCTGTCATCAGGACAGAAACCAGGAGCTTGCGCGCGTGCCCGGCGCGCCGCACTGGGCGCTCGCGCCGATCGAGATGGCGTGGGTGGGCAAGAAGCCGCACGACATCTGCGAGCAGATGAAGGACCCGAAGCGCAACGGCGGCAAGTCCCTCGCCCAGATCGTCGAGCACAGCGCGCATGACGAGCTCGTCGGCTGGGGCTGGAAGCCGGGAGCGGACCGCGCGCCCGCGCCGGGCACGCAGGAGCAATTCGGCGCGCTCATCGCGGCCTGGGTCGAGACAGGGGCCGCGTGCCCCGAGCAGGGAGTGATGCCATGA